From Flavobacteriales bacterium, the proteins below share one genomic window:
- a CDS encoding acyl-CoA thioesterase: MTEIFNTPASTETTFSELMVPSYANFGGKVHGGYVLSMMDKLAYTCASTHSKGYCVTVSVDGVDFLQPINVGELVSMHARVNYVGSSSIVIGIKVIAENFRKGIVKHTNTSFFTMVAMDENTGKPKKVPGLNLENEVDIRRFIKGKERKEWKQQNRTKARILKNDFDLKVEIEKTKNDNCIISAP, translated from the coding sequence ATGACCGAAATCTTTAATACCCCTGCAAGTACAGAAACTACATTTAGTGAACTGATGGTTCCATCTTATGCAAACTTTGGAGGAAAAGTTCACGGTGGCTATGTACTTTCTATGATGGATAAACTTGCGTACACATGCGCATCAACGCATAGCAAGGGTTATTGCGTTACTGTTTCTGTTGATGGCGTAGATTTTCTTCAACCAATCAATGTAGGTGAGTTGGTAAGTATGCACGCGAGAGTTAATTATGTAGGATCTTCTTCGATTGTAATTGGCATTAAGGTTATCGCGGAGAACTTCAGAAAAGGTATTGTTAAGCACACCAATACATCCTTCTTTACAATGGTTGCGATGGATGAAAATACTGGAAAACCTAAAAAGGTGCCAGGATTGAACCTTGAAAACGAGGTAGACATTCGTCGATTTATTAAAGGGAAAGAAAGGAAAGAGTGGAAACAGCAAAACAGAACCAAAGCAAGAATCCTTAAAAATGACTTCGACTTAAAAGTTGA